Proteins co-encoded in one Mycobacterium mantenii genomic window:
- the coaE gene encoding dephospho-CoA kinase translates to MLRIGLTGGIGAGKSALSSTFAQCGAVIVDGDVIAREVVQPGTEGLAALVEAFGSDILLPDGSLDRPALAAKAFRDDEARKTLNGIVHPLVGNRRSEIIASVPEDSVVVEDIPLLVESGMAPLFPLVVIVYADVEVRLRRLVDQRGMPEEDARARIAAQASDEQRRAVADIWVDNSGSPEELVQRAHDLWDNRILPFARNLSARRTAPAPARLVPPDPSWADQAQRILNRLKTSCGHRALRVDHIGSTAVPDLPAKDVIDMQITVESLAVADELAEPLLSAGYPRIEHIAEDVAKDDARSTVDGYDHKDDPALWFKRIHASADPGRPTNVHIRVDGWPNQQFALLFVDWLTANPDARADYLNVKRAAEKSGGGDTAAYLEVKEPWVLDAYRRAWEWADSTGWKPLGHRRAAG, encoded by the coding sequence ATGCTGCGGATCGGGCTGACTGGTGGCATCGGCGCCGGCAAGTCGGCGCTGTCGTCCACATTCGCGCAATGCGGCGCCGTCATCGTCGACGGGGACGTCATCGCGCGCGAGGTGGTTCAGCCGGGCACCGAGGGGCTGGCGGCGCTGGTGGAGGCGTTCGGCAGCGATATCCTGCTGCCGGACGGATCGCTGGATCGACCAGCATTGGCCGCCAAGGCTTTTCGCGACGACGAGGCACGCAAGACGCTAAACGGGATTGTCCACCCGCTGGTGGGCAATCGCCGTTCGGAGATCATCGCCTCGGTGCCCGAGGATTCCGTTGTGGTCGAGGACATTCCGCTGCTGGTGGAGTCCGGGATGGCGCCGCTGTTCCCGCTCGTCGTCATCGTCTACGCCGACGTCGAGGTGCGGCTGCGGCGGCTGGTCGATCAACGCGGCATGCCCGAAGAGGACGCCCGCGCCAGGATCGCCGCGCAGGCCAGCGATGAGCAGCGCCGCGCCGTCGCCGACATCTGGGTGGACAACTCCGGCAGCCCGGAGGAGTTGGTGCAACGGGCCCACGATCTGTGGGACAACCGGATACTGCCGTTCGCGCGCAACCTGAGCGCGCGGCGCACCGCCCCGGCCCCGGCCCGGCTGGTGCCGCCCGACCCGAGTTGGGCGGATCAGGCGCAGCGAATCCTCAACCGCCTCAAGACAAGCTGCGGTCACCGGGCGTTGCGCGTCGACCACATCGGCTCGACGGCGGTGCCGGACCTTCCGGCCAAGGATGTCATCGACATGCAGATCACCGTCGAATCCCTGGCCGTCGCCGACGAACTCGCCGAGCCGCTGCTGTCCGCCGGTTACCCTCGCATCGAGCACATCGCCGAAGACGTCGCCAAGGACGATGCCCGCAGTACCGTCGACGGCTACGACCACAAGGATGATCCGGCGTTGTGGTTCAAGCGGATTCACGCTTCGGCCGATCCCGGTCGGCCCACCAATGTGCATATCCGCGTTGACGGTTGGCCCAACCAGCAGTTCGCCCTGCTGTTCGTGGACTGGCTGACGGCCAACCCCGACGCCCGCGCCGACTATCTGAACGTCAAGCGCGCCGCCGAAAAGAGCGGTGGCGGAGACACCGCGGCCTACCTCGAGGTCAAAGAGCCGTGGGTGCTCGACGCCTACCGGCGGGCCTGGGAGTGGGCCGACTCGACCGGCTGGAAGCCCCTAGGGCATCGGCGCGCCGCAGGTTAG
- a CDS encoding Fpg/Nei family DNA glycosylase: MPELPDVEGFRRQLANTLPRRRIERVRVHDPGILRNASATTLTRRLTGRRFRAPRRHGKWLILPTDGPALVIHSGMTGHPYFAAAGAQPEKYERLVVSLDKGELRYADLRKLRGVWLAGNEDDLAQITGPQGPDALGLGLRDFRDALTGRKGRLKPTLTDQSVIAGLGNLLADEICWRARIRPTRTVAELDDDDVKGLHRAMTQVLGTAVRHGRVPGLARWLTGARDEPDPHCPRCGTRLQHSAVNGRTTLWCPRCQP; encoded by the coding sequence GTGCCTGAACTTCCCGACGTGGAAGGATTCCGGCGTCAGTTGGCGAACACACTGCCACGACGCCGGATTGAGCGGGTGCGGGTTCACGACCCGGGAATTCTGCGCAACGCCTCCGCCACCACGCTCACCCGTCGCCTCACCGGCCGCCGCTTCAGGGCACCGCGCCGGCACGGCAAATGGCTGATCCTGCCCACCGACGGTCCGGCGCTGGTGATTCACAGCGGCATGACCGGGCACCCGTACTTCGCCGCCGCGGGCGCCCAGCCGGAGAAGTATGAACGGCTGGTGGTGTCGCTCGACAAAGGCGAACTGCGCTACGCCGACCTGCGCAAGCTGCGCGGGGTGTGGTTGGCCGGCAACGAGGACGACCTCGCACAGATCACCGGCCCACAGGGGCCCGACGCGCTGGGGCTTGGCCTGCGAGACTTCCGCGACGCCCTCACTGGGCGGAAGGGTCGGCTGAAGCCGACGCTCACGGACCAGTCGGTGATCGCCGGGCTGGGCAATCTGCTGGCTGACGAAATCTGCTGGCGGGCCAGGATACGGCCCACCCGCACGGTTGCGGAATTGGACGACGACGACGTGAAGGGCTTGCATCGGGCGATGACGCAGGTGCTGGGCACCGCGGTGCGACACGGCCGGGTGCCGGGTTTGGCGCGCTGGCTCACCGGGGCGCGTGACGAACCGGACCCGCACTGCCCACGCTGCGGCACCCGCCTTCAACACTCCGCGGTGAATGGCCGCACGACGCTGTGGTGTCCACGCTGCCAGCCGTAA
- a CDS encoding FHA domain-containing protein → MTRPAPPILTIRHDGSQRSFAAGHEVVVGRDAQADVHIADPRISRAHLILRFDQGRWLAIDNGSLNGTYLNGYRMPVVDIHDGQSIHIGNPQGPRLTFAIGPQQGHAGHPPRPRPSHDSGPPTVVWSALAEQTNPTRPPQGRPGNQNRGPARGGPQAAPSRPVPPRQPARPPNAPPRQPAVPPRQAPPPRTPPPPAPRGTPPEPLTVIDPGSPARLQVTPPAPSETGAPAQPSPTPAAEFTVIDAKTADVSNLATRFVKLLSPRASSAAGTAGAMTIGRAAENDIVVSDVLASRQHATLVPTQLGAEIRDNSVNGTFVNGTRVGSAILSENDIVTIGNVDLVFRDGTLTEHGDAATRTGGLEVRNVSYVVDNGKQLLDDISLTARPGTLTAVIGGSGAGKSTLARLIAGYTTPTSGSVTFEGHNIHAEYASLRSRIGIVPQDDVVHRQLTINQALGYAAELRLPPDTGKADRARVVAQVLEELDLTKHADTRVEKLSGGQRKRASVALELLTGPSLLILDEPTSGLDPALDLQVMTMLRQLADAGRVVLVVTHSLSYLDVCDQVLLMAPGGKTAYCGSPDRIGGAMGTTNWAKIFTQVGADPEEANRRFLEQNEAQKRPQKYLPDKTDAPSSLGEPVHTSVRRQISTIARRQVRLVIADRAYFVFLALLPFILGSLSLTVPGSNGFHVPAPNAGTPDEAAQILALLMPAAAFMGTALTIRDLVGERAIFQREQAVGLSTTAYLLAKSAVFCGFAILQSAIVTAIVVIGKSAPTRGGVLFGHSTVGATVELFATVAATCVASAILGLAISSLVRSSEQIMPLFVVTVMAQLVLCGGMVPVTGRLGLNQLSWAMPARWGYAAASSTVDLRHLVPDSLLSQDRFWQHTSKIWLLDMGMLAALSLFYAGFVRWKIRLRR, encoded by the coding sequence GTGACTCGACCCGCCCCGCCCATCCTGACAATTCGGCATGACGGGTCCCAACGATCCTTCGCGGCCGGCCACGAGGTGGTCGTCGGACGCGACGCGCAGGCCGATGTGCACATCGCCGATCCGCGAATCTCACGCGCGCATCTGATCCTGCGGTTCGATCAAGGCCGTTGGCTGGCAATCGACAATGGCTCGCTGAACGGGACCTACCTCAACGGCTACCGGATGCCCGTCGTCGACATTCACGACGGCCAGAGCATTCACATTGGGAACCCTCAGGGTCCCCGCCTGACCTTTGCGATCGGACCCCAGCAGGGGCATGCCGGCCATCCGCCCCGGCCCCGGCCAAGCCACGATTCCGGACCGCCGACCGTGGTGTGGTCCGCGCTTGCCGAGCAAACCAATCCGACACGGCCCCCGCAGGGCCGCCCCGGCAACCAGAACAGGGGCCCGGCCCGCGGCGGTCCGCAGGCGGCGCCGTCGCGCCCCGTGCCACCCCGGCAGCCGGCGAGACCGCCGAACGCACCGCCGCGACAGCCCGCGGTGCCGCCCCGCCAGGCGCCGCCGCCCCGCACGCCGCCACCGCCGGCGCCGCGAGGCACGCCACCCGAGCCGCTGACCGTTATCGACCCCGGCTCGCCGGCAAGGTTGCAGGTCACACCGCCCGCCCCGAGCGAAACCGGTGCACCGGCCCAGCCATCGCCAACGCCCGCAGCCGAATTCACCGTGATCGACGCCAAGACGGCCGACGTGTCGAACCTGGCGACACGTTTTGTGAAATTGCTCTCGCCGCGCGCGTCGTCGGCAGCGGGCACGGCCGGCGCCATGACGATCGGCCGTGCCGCCGAGAACGACATCGTCGTCTCCGACGTCCTGGCGTCACGCCAGCACGCCACCCTGGTGCCCACCCAGCTAGGCGCGGAGATCCGGGACAACAGCGTCAACGGAACGTTCGTCAACGGCACCCGGGTCGGGTCGGCCATCCTGTCCGAGAACGACATCGTCACCATCGGCAACGTCGACCTGGTGTTCCGCGACGGCACCCTGACCGAGCACGGCGACGCCGCCACCCGCACCGGCGGTCTCGAGGTGCGCAACGTCTCCTACGTCGTCGACAATGGCAAACAGCTGCTGGACGACATCTCGCTGACCGCGCGCCCCGGCACGCTGACCGCCGTGATCGGCGGCTCGGGCGCCGGGAAGAGCACGCTAGCCCGGCTCATCGCCGGCTACACCACCCCGACCTCGGGCTCGGTGACGTTCGAGGGCCACAACATTCACGCCGAGTACGCGTCGCTGCGCAGCAGGATCGGCATCGTGCCGCAAGACGACGTGGTGCATCGCCAGCTGACCATCAACCAGGCGCTGGGCTACGCCGCCGAGCTGCGGCTGCCGCCCGACACCGGCAAAGCGGACCGCGCGAGGGTCGTCGCCCAGGTGCTCGAGGAACTCGACCTGACCAAGCATGCCGACACCCGGGTCGAGAAGCTGTCCGGCGGGCAGCGCAAACGCGCCTCGGTGGCGCTCGAGCTGTTGACCGGGCCGTCGCTGCTGATCCTCGACGAGCCGACCTCGGGTTTGGATCCGGCGCTGGACTTGCAGGTCATGACGATGCTGCGCCAGCTGGCCGACGCCGGTCGTGTCGTGCTGGTGGTGACGCACTCGCTGTCCTACCTGGACGTGTGCGACCAGGTGTTGCTGATGGCCCCCGGGGGCAAGACGGCCTACTGCGGCTCGCCCGACCGGATCGGTGGGGCGATGGGCACCACCAACTGGGCGAAGATCTTCACCCAGGTCGGTGCCGACCCGGAGGAAGCCAACCGCCGCTTCCTGGAACAAAACGAGGCCCAGAAGCGGCCCCAGAAGTACCTGCCGGACAAGACAGACGCGCCGAGCAGCCTCGGCGAACCGGTGCACACCAGCGTGCGGCGCCAGATCTCGACGATCGCCCGCCGCCAGGTCCGGCTGGTGATCGCCGACCGCGCCTACTTCGTCTTTCTGGCGCTGCTGCCGTTCATCCTGGGCTCGCTGTCCCTGACGGTTCCGGGCAGCAATGGATTTCACGTTCCGGCGCCCAACGCGGGCACACCCGACGAGGCCGCGCAGATACTGGCCCTGCTGATGCCGGCCGCGGCATTCATGGGCACCGCCTTGACAATTCGCGACCTGGTCGGCGAGCGTGCCATCTTCCAGCGCGAGCAGGCGGTGGGCTTGTCCACCACCGCCTACCTGCTCGCCAAGAGCGCGGTGTTCTGCGGGTTCGCGATACTGCAGTCGGCGATCGTCACCGCGATCGTGGTGATCGGCAAGAGCGCCCCGACGCGCGGCGGTGTGCTGTTCGGCCACTCGACCGTCGGGGCCACCGTCGAACTGTTCGCCACCGTGGCGGCGACGTGCGTCGCCTCGGCCATTCTGGGCCTGGCGATTTCGTCGCTGGTTCGGTCCAGCGAGCAGATCATGCCACTGTTCGTGGTGACGGTGATGGCGCAGCTGGTGCTGTGCGGCGGGATGGTCCCGGTCACCGGCCGGCTCGGTTTGAACCAGTTGTCGTGGGCGATGCCGGCGCGCTGGGGCTACGCCGCGGCATCGTCGACGGTGGACCTGCGGCACCTGGTGCCCGATTCTCTGCTCTCCCAGGATCGGTTCTGGCAACACACCTCGAAGATCTGGCTGCTCGACATGGGCATGCTGGCCGCGCTGTCGCTCTTCTACGCCGGCTTCGTGCGATGGAAGATCCGGTTGCGCCGTTAA
- the uvrB gene encoding excinuclease ABC subunit UvrB, giving the protein MAFATEHPVVAHSEYRAVDDVVRVGGDFEVVSPHDPAGDQPAAIDELERRIRAGERDVVLLGATGTGKSATTAWLIERLQRPTLVMAPNKTLAAQLANELREMLPHNAVEYFVSYYDYYQPEAYIAQTDTYIEKDSSINDDVERLRHSATSSLLSRRDVVVVASVSCIYGLGTPQSYLDRSVELQVGMEVPRDGLLRLLVDVQYTRNDLSFTRGSFRVRGDTVEIIPSYEELAVRIEFFGDEIEALYYLHPLTGDVIRQVDSLRIFPATHYVAGPERMAHAISTIEAELAERLAELEGQGKLLEAQRLRMRTNYDIEMMRQVGFCSGIENYSRHIDGRGPGSPPATLLDYFPEDFLMVIDESHVTVPQIGGMYEGDMSRKRNLVEYGFRLPSACDNRPLTWEEFADRIGQTVYLSATPGPYELSQSGGEFVEQVIRPTGLVDPKVVVKPTKGQIDDLIGEIRKRTEADQRVLVTTLTKKMAEDLTDYLLEMGIRVRYLHSEVDTLRRVELLRQLRLGEYDVLVGINLLREGLDLPEVALVAILDADKEGFLRSSRSLIQTIGRAARNVSGEVHMYADTITDSMKEAIDETERRRAKQIAYNEEHGIDPQPLRKKIADILDQVYREADDSETVEIGGSGRNASRGRRAQGEPGRAVSAGVFEGRDTASMPRAELADLIKDLTAQMMAAARDLQFELAARFRDEIADLKKELRGMDAAGLK; this is encoded by the coding sequence ATGGCATTCGCCACGGAACATCCCGTAGTAGCGCATTCGGAGTACCGCGCCGTCGACGACGTCGTGCGCGTCGGCGGCGACTTCGAGGTGGTCAGCCCGCACGACCCCGCCGGGGACCAGCCGGCGGCCATCGACGAGCTGGAACGCCGGATCAGGGCGGGGGAGCGCGACGTGGTGCTGCTCGGTGCCACCGGAACCGGGAAGTCGGCCACCACCGCCTGGCTCATCGAGCGGCTGCAGCGGCCCACCCTGGTGATGGCGCCTAACAAGACGCTGGCCGCCCAGCTGGCCAATGAGCTGCGAGAGATGTTGCCGCACAACGCGGTCGAATACTTCGTTTCGTACTACGACTACTACCAGCCCGAGGCGTACATCGCGCAGACCGACACCTACATCGAAAAGGACAGCTCGATCAACGACGACGTGGAGCGGCTGCGGCACTCGGCGACGTCGAGCCTGCTGTCGCGCCGCGACGTGGTCGTGGTGGCGTCGGTGTCGTGCATCTACGGCCTGGGCACGCCGCAGTCGTATCTGGACCGCTCGGTCGAGCTACAGGTGGGCATGGAGGTGCCGCGGGACGGGCTGTTGCGGCTGCTGGTCGACGTCCAGTACACCCGCAACGACCTGTCGTTCACCCGCGGCTCGTTCCGGGTGCGCGGCGACACGGTGGAGATCATCCCGTCCTACGAAGAGCTGGCGGTGCGGATCGAGTTCTTCGGCGACGAGATCGAGGCGCTGTACTACCTGCACCCGCTGACCGGCGACGTGATCCGTCAGGTGGACTCGCTGCGAATCTTCCCGGCCACTCACTACGTGGCCGGCCCCGAGCGGATGGCCCACGCGATCTCGACGATCGAGGCGGAGCTGGCGGAGCGGCTCGCCGAGCTGGAGGGCCAGGGCAAGCTGCTCGAGGCGCAGCGGTTGCGGATGCGCACCAATTACGACATCGAGATGATGCGCCAGGTCGGGTTCTGCTCGGGCATCGAGAACTACTCCCGCCACATCGACGGCCGGGGTCCGGGCTCGCCGCCGGCGACACTGCTGGATTACTTCCCCGAAGACTTTCTGATGGTCATCGACGAGTCACACGTCACCGTGCCCCAGATCGGCGGCATGTACGAGGGTGACATGTCGCGCAAACGCAACCTGGTCGAATACGGGTTCCGGTTGCCGTCGGCGTGCGATAACCGCCCGTTGACCTGGGAGGAGTTCGCCGACCGGATCGGGCAGACGGTGTACCTGTCGGCCACCCCCGGCCCCTACGAACTCAGTCAATCCGGTGGCGAGTTCGTCGAACAGGTGATCCGGCCCACCGGCTTGGTGGACCCGAAGGTCGTGGTCAAACCGACCAAGGGACAGATCGACGACCTGATCGGGGAGATCCGGAAGCGCACCGAGGCCGACCAACGGGTGCTGGTCACGACGCTGACCAAGAAGATGGCCGAGGACCTCACCGACTACCTGCTCGAGATGGGCATCCGCGTGCGCTACCTGCACTCCGAGGTCGACACCCTGCGCCGGGTGGAGCTGCTGCGCCAGCTGCGGCTGGGCGAGTACGACGTGCTGGTCGGCATCAACCTGCTGCGCGAGGGCCTGGATCTTCCCGAAGTGGCACTCGTCGCGATCCTGGACGCCGACAAGGAGGGTTTCCTGCGGTCATCGCGCAGCCTGATCCAAACCATCGGCCGCGCCGCCCGCAACGTCTCCGGTGAAGTGCACATGTACGCCGACACCATCACCGATTCGATGAAAGAGGCAATCGACGAGACCGAACGGCGTCGGGCGAAGCAGATCGCGTACAACGAGGAGCACGGCATCGACCCGCAGCCGCTGCGCAAGAAGATCGCCGACATCCTCGACCAGGTCTACCGCGAGGCCGACGACAGCGAGACGGTGGAGATCGGCGGCTCGGGGCGCAACGCGTCCCGTGGCCGGCGCGCACAGGGTGAGCCGGGTCGCGCCGTCAGCGCCGGGGTGTTCGAGGGCCGCGATACGGCCAGCATGCCGCGCGCCGAGCTGGCCGACCTGATCAAGGACCTCACCGCGCAGATGATGGCCGCGGCGCGCGACCTGCAGTTCGAGCTGGCCGCGCGGTTCCGGGACGAGATCGCCGACCTGAAGAAGGAACTGCGGGGGATGGACGCCGCCGGCCTGAAATGA
- the ligD gene encoding non-homologous end-joining DNA ligase, giving the protein MPSSGVEITHPDRVLFPADGTTKADLVAYYTEVADTMLPHLRGRPLNVQRFPRGIGETGFLQQDYADALPEWMGRVQVTKEGGTVVHAVAERREALRWLASQNAITLHAWQSRREHLDKPDRLVFDLDPSDSDFAVVRATARATAGVLHDLGLAHYLQTTGSRGLHVVVPLRADTDFDSARQFARGVAEVVVADDPGHRTVEARKDKRGGRVYLDIMRNAYAQTAVAPYSVRARAGAPVATPLEWEELDTRRLRADRFTIRDISKRLAGQPDPWANMSRHARSLTGPMKRLAASRA; this is encoded by the coding sequence ATGCCCTCGAGCGGCGTCGAGATCACCCACCCGGACCGGGTCCTGTTTCCGGCCGATGGGACCACAAAGGCCGATCTGGTCGCCTACTACACCGAAGTGGCCGACACCATGCTGCCGCACCTGCGGGGCCGACCGCTCAACGTGCAGAGGTTTCCCCGCGGCATCGGTGAAACCGGGTTCCTCCAGCAGGATTACGCCGACGCGCTGCCGGAGTGGATGGGCCGTGTCCAGGTCACCAAAGAGGGCGGAACCGTGGTGCACGCGGTGGCAGAACGCCGGGAGGCGTTGCGGTGGCTGGCCAGTCAGAACGCCATCACGCTGCATGCGTGGCAGTCGCGGCGAGAGCATCTCGACAAGCCGGACCGGCTGGTCTTCGACCTCGACCCGTCCGACAGCGACTTCGCGGTGGTGCGGGCGACGGCTCGCGCCACCGCCGGGGTGCTGCACGACCTCGGGCTGGCACATTACCTTCAGACCACCGGATCGCGCGGGCTGCACGTCGTGGTGCCGCTGCGGGCCGACACCGACTTCGACAGCGCGCGCCAATTCGCCCGGGGCGTAGCCGAAGTGGTGGTCGCCGACGACCCCGGACACCGCACCGTAGAGGCGCGCAAGGACAAGCGCGGCGGGCGGGTGTATCTGGACATCATGCGAAACGCGTACGCGCAGACCGCGGTGGCACCGTATTCGGTGCGGGCCCGCGCGGGCGCCCCGGTGGCGACGCCGCTGGAGTGGGAGGAGCTGGACACTCGGCGACTGCGCGCCGACCGGTTCACCATCCGCGATATTTCCAAACGACTTGCCGGACAACCCGATCCGTGGGCAAACATGTCTCGGCATGCCCGCTCGCTGACGGGTCCGATGAAGCGGCTGGCGGCATCCCGTGCCTGA
- a CDS encoding serine/threonine-protein kinase: MNEHKGTTRRIGAGRRLLSNPRQARAALRAGFHSLPAMPIGQLFRRIPPVDSAPSMEPAVAQQHSEPSGSRLAVGNGASFAGYTILRQLGAGGMAEVYLALHPRLPRRDVIKVLAEAVTTDPEFRERFNREADLAATLWHPHIVGVHDRGEFNGHLWISMDYVEGTDASRLVKENYAEGMPIHEVCAIVQAVAGALDYAHDRGLLHRDVKPANILLTHPEEGERRILLADFGVARHLGDISGITETNVAVGTVAYAAPEQLTGSPIDGRADQYALAATAFHLLTGAPPFQHSNPIAVISQHLHEDPPRLSDFRPDLAELDEVFCRALSKRPEDRFERCRAFAAAVSEPFGGVPEAGRGAGPRAAVSPPHRRRGPGGVIVVLSHRFSSKTRWATALVCAVLIAVAATWSLLYSFQPDTPPANPALASKPSVPAPSAAPTAGGPVLNGTYKLDYDQTKRTTNGISIRHAGAATSWWAFRSVCTTNGCAATGTQLDDATHQVANTTDGGQTDTLRFVGGYWQGAPAQQRVGCTQPNGQVRATQQETIAWSLAPQADGTLRGTETETALSNECGAQGAVVRVPVVATRVGDAPAKVTLGDPAQIINASATASAPAPPVLGGLCSDVGKVAYDPTNSEQIVCEGSSWAKAPITMGVHAAGSSCDRPGTSVFAMSTSSDGYLLQCDPVTRTWTRPAG; the protein is encoded by the coding sequence ATGAACGAGCACAAGGGAACTACCCGACGCATCGGCGCCGGGCGACGACTGCTGAGCAATCCGCGACAAGCCCGTGCGGCGTTGCGCGCGGGTTTTCACTCGTTGCCCGCCATGCCCATCGGGCAGCTCTTCCGCCGGATACCACCGGTCGATTCCGCCCCGAGCATGGAACCCGCTGTGGCGCAACAGCACAGCGAGCCCAGTGGGTCACGCCTCGCGGTAGGCAACGGTGCGTCATTCGCCGGCTACACGATTTTGCGGCAGCTGGGCGCCGGCGGCATGGCCGAGGTGTATCTGGCGCTGCATCCCCGGCTGCCGCGCCGCGACGTGATCAAGGTCCTCGCCGAGGCGGTGACCACCGACCCCGAGTTTCGCGAAAGGTTCAACCGGGAGGCCGATCTCGCGGCCACGCTGTGGCACCCGCACATCGTCGGTGTGCACGACCGGGGTGAGTTCAACGGGCATCTGTGGATCTCGATGGACTATGTCGAGGGCACGGATGCCTCGCGGCTGGTCAAGGAGAACTACGCCGAGGGGATGCCGATCCACGAGGTGTGCGCCATCGTGCAAGCGGTGGCGGGCGCGCTGGACTACGCCCACGACCGCGGTCTGCTGCACCGTGACGTCAAGCCCGCCAATATCCTGCTCACCCACCCCGAAGAGGGGGAGCGTCGAATCCTGTTGGCGGACTTCGGTGTGGCGCGCCACCTGGGCGACATCAGCGGGATCACCGAAACCAACGTCGCGGTCGGAACGGTGGCCTACGCCGCGCCCGAGCAGCTGACGGGTTCCCCCATCGACGGCCGGGCGGACCAATACGCTTTGGCCGCAACCGCTTTCCACCTTCTCACCGGGGCGCCGCCGTTTCAGCACTCGAATCCGATCGCGGTGATCAGCCAGCACCTGCACGAGGACCCGCCCCGGCTCAGCGACTTTCGTCCGGATCTGGCCGAGCTCGACGAGGTGTTCTGCCGGGCCCTTTCCAAGCGGCCCGAGGACCGATTCGAGCGCTGCCGCGCATTCGCCGCCGCCGTCAGCGAGCCGTTCGGCGGAGTCCCCGAAGCCGGTCGCGGTGCTGGGCCGCGCGCCGCCGTATCGCCGCCGCATCGCCGGCGCGGACCCGGGGGCGTCATTGTCGTTCTGAGTCATCGGTTTTCGTCAAAAACCCGGTGGGCAACCGCGCTGGTGTGTGCCGTGCTCATCGCAGTCGCGGCGACCTGGTCGCTGCTCTACTCCTTCCAGCCCGACACGCCGCCGGCCAACCCCGCGCTCGCGTCGAAACCGTCCGTCCCGGCCCCCAGCGCCGCACCCACCGCGGGGGGACCGGTGCTGAACGGGACGTACAAGCTCGACTACGACCAGACCAAGCGCACCACCAACGGCATCTCGATCCGGCACGCCGGGGCCGCCACCAGCTGGTGGGCCTTCCGGTCGGTGTGCACCACCAACGGATGTGCGGCCACCGGGACCCAGCTGGACGATGCCACCCATCAGGTGGCGAACACCACCGACGGGGGCCAGACCGACACGCTGCGCTTCGTCGGTGGCTATTGGCAGGGCGCTCCGGCACAGCAGCGGGTGGGCTGCACCCAGCCCAATGGACAGGTCAGGGCCACCCAGCAGGAGACCATCGCTTGGTCGTTGGCGCCGCAGGCCGACGGCACGCTGCGCGGCACGGAAACCGAGACCGCGCTGAGCAACGAATGCGGCGCCCAGGGGGCGGTGGTGCGGGTGCCCGTGGTGGCCACCCGGGTCGGCGATGCGCCCGCGAAGGTGACGTTGGGCGATCCCGCCCAGATCATCAACGCCTCGGCCACCGCGTCCGCCCCGGCGCCCCCGGTGCTCGGCGGGTTGTGCAGCGACGTCGGCAAGGTCGCCTACGACCCGACCAACAGCGAGCAGATCGTCTGCGAGGGCAGCAGCTGGGCCAAGGCGCCGATCACGATGGGCGTGCACGCCGCCGGCAGCTCATGCGACCGGCCGGGCACGTCGGTGTTCGCCATGAGCACCTCGAGTGACGGCTACCTGCTGCAGTGCGATCCGGTCACCCGGACGTGGACGCGGCCGGCGGGATAG
- a CDS encoding DUF402 domain-containing protein, which produces MRAVDEYAVHPWGLYVARPTPGRAQFHYLESWLLPSLGLRATVFHFNPGHERDHDQYLDVGEYLPGPDVWHSEDHYLDIEVRTGAGAELTDVDELLDAVRHGLLSPEAAERAVRRAVAAVDGLARNGYDLSRWLAHHGIELTWRER; this is translated from the coding sequence GTGCGGGCCGTCGACGAGTACGCGGTGCATCCGTGGGGCCTCTACGTCGCCCGCCCCACTCCCGGTCGCGCGCAGTTCCACTACCTCGAGTCGTGGCTGCTGCCGTCGCTGGGCTTGCGCGCCACGGTCTTTCACTTCAATCCCGGGCACGAGCGCGACCATGACCAGTATCTGGATGTGGGCGAATACCTACCCGGTCCCGACGTGTGGCATTCCGAAGACCATTACCTGGATATCGAAGTGCGCACCGGCGCCGGAGCGGAACTCACCGATGTCGACGAGCTGCTGGATGCCGTGCGCCACGGCCTGCTGAGTCCGGAGGCCGCCGAGCGGGCGGTCCGACGCGCCGTCGCCGCGGTCGACGGGTTGGCCCGCAACGGCTATGACCTGTCGCGGTGGCTGGCGCACCACGGCATCGAGCTGACGTGGCGCGAACGCTAG